One genomic segment of Hordeum vulgare subsp. vulgare chromosome 2H, MorexV3_pseudomolecules_assembly, whole genome shotgun sequence includes these proteins:
- the LOC123427572 gene encoding UDP-glucuronic acid decarboxylase 4-like yields the protein MDYHRGANLEVRIARICNTYGPRMCIDDGRVVSNFVAQALRKEPLTVYGDGKQTRSFQYVSDLVEELMRLMEGDHIGPFNLGNPGKFTMLELAKVVQDTIDHDGEFNNTIMMMVC from the exons ATGGACTACCACCGTGGTGCCAACCTTGA GGTTAGGATTGCTCGGATCTGTAACACCTATGGCCCACGCATGTGCATTGACGATGGCCGTGTTGTCAGCAACTTTGTTGCTCAG GCGCTAAGGAAGGAGCCTTTGACGGTTTACGGCGATGGCAAGCAGACCAGGAGTTTCCAATACGTTTCTGATTTG GTTGAGGAGTTGATGAGGCTGATGGAAGGTGATCACATTGGGCCATTCAACTTGGGCAACCCCGGTAAGTTCACCATGCTGGAACTGGCCAAGGTTGTCCAGGACACCATCGACCATGATGGTGAGTTCAATAACactattatgatgatggtgtgctAA